The region GCAGTTGCCGCACATCATCGGCCGCGCGCTCGTCGACGCGCATCATACGAGCGACGCGCTCGTCGGCCGGATGATCTTCAACGTGTGCGCGATGATGCTCGCGCTCTATGCGATCCGCTTCCTGTGGGTGTGGCTGCTGCGCTGGATCGCGAGCCGCCGCGCGGCGCGCCACGGCCTCGCGGGCACAATGGCCGGCGTGCGCACGATCGCGGTGATGACGGTCGGCGGCGTGCGCGGCGCGGTCACGCTCGCGGGCGTGCTGTCGATCCCGGTCGCGCTGTCCGACGGCACGCCGCTGCCCGGGCGCGACACCGCGATCTTCGTCGCGTCGGCGGTGATTCTCGGCTCGCTGATCGTCGCCGTGATCGGCCTGCCGCTGCTGCTGCGCGGCGTGCGCTCGACGCGCAACCCGCTCGCCGACGAGGAGCGCCGCGCGCGCGCGGCCGCCGCGCAGGCCGCGATTCGCGCGATCGATGCGTCGCACGACGCGATCTCGGCCGATCTCGACGAATCGGGCGCCGCGCGCTGCGCGGACATCTCCGCGCGCGTGATGGACCAGTATCGCCGCCGCCTCGCCGCGCTCGCCGACGACGGCCCGACGCCGCGTGCGCAAGCGAAGCAGGCGGAAACGATGGAATTGCAGATGCGGATCGCGGCGGTGCGTGCGGAGCGTTCGGTGCTGTACCGGCTGCGCAGCGAAAGCAGGATTTCAGACGAGACGCTGACGAAGCTGATTCGGGAGATCGATTTGTCGGAGACGGCGCTGTCGACGCGCAAGAAAGGGATCGTCTAGCAGCATGTCGAAGCGGCCCCGCGCTGCGCGGCACGGCTCCACGAAGGGACACCGCGCCGCGGCGGGTCATCTCGGCGCGATGCCGAATGTCCTTGCCGGCTGCATGACGGTTCCCGAATGACAAACGGCGACGCGCGAGCGTCGCCGTTTGCACATCCGCCCGCGCGCGTTGGCGTTACTTCGCGACGACGACCGGGATCCCCTTCAGCATGCCAGCCCCTTTCATGTCGTCGAGCGCGTGCTGCACGGCCGCGCTCGTCGCCGCGTCGATGCCGAGCTGCAGCGCGAGTTCGCGCTCCGCACGCTTCACGCCGGCGAGGTTGCGCACCTTCACGTGACCGAAGCCGCGCACGCGCGCATGGAGCTCGGCCAGCTGCGCGACCTGCGCCGCGTTCTCCGCGGTCATCGCGGCGAGCGCGCGCGTGAGCGTCGTCTCGTAGTCGTCCGCGAGTGCGCGCTCCATCCTGCGCTCGGCCGTGCGGCCGAACGGATCGAGCCACGTGCCGCGCAGGCTGCGCACCCGCGCGAGCGTGCCGAGTACCGGCCACATCCACTGGCCGAACACGCGCTTTTTCGGCGCGCTGCCGTCGCGGCCCGCCTTCGCGACCGTCGGCGGCGCCAGATTGAACTTCACGCGATAGTCCTGCCCCGGCACGCCGTCGAACTGCGCTTCGAGCGCAGCACGGAACGCGCCGTCGGCGTACAGCCGCGCGACCTCGTATTCGTCCTTCACCGCGAGCAGCCGGTAGAAGGTCGTCGCGACCGCGCGCGTCAGCGCATCGTCGCCCTTCGCGCGCGCGGCGCTCACCAGCGCGCGGTAGCGCTCGACGTAACGCGCGCCGCCGTACGCGTCGAGGCGCGCCTCGCGGTCGGCGATCAGCTCGGCGAGCGTCTCCGGCGCCGCATGCGCAGCGGTCGCCGTGTGACGCGCATTCCACAACGCATCGAGGCCCGCGGCGTCGCCCGCGGCCATGCGGCCGATCGAGAATGCGAGCTTGTTCATCGGCACCGCGACGTTGTTCAGCTCGATCGCGCGCATCATCGCGGCGAGCGACACCGGCACGAGGCCGAGCTGCCATGCGTAGCCGAGCATCAGGATGTTCGCGCCGATCGAGTCGCCGAGGAATTTCGCGGCGAGCGCCTGCGCGTCGCAGCTCGACAGATAGCCGTCGCCGGCCGCGTGGCGCATCTTCTCCAGCAGCGCGTCCGCGTGCAGGCTCGCGTCCGGATTCTGCACGAACGACGCGTTGGGGATCCGGTGCGTGTTGACGACGATGCGCGAACGCCCGTGGCGCACCGTCTGCAGCGCCTCCGCGCTCGCGCCGACCACCATGTCGCAGGCGAGCAGCACGTCGGCCTGCTGTGTGTCGATGCGTACCTGGTTCAGCCACCGGTCGCTCGACGCGATCCGCACGAACGACAGCACCGAGCCGCCCTTCTGCGCGAAGCCCATGAAGTCGAGCACCGACGCGCTCTTGCCTTCGAGGTGCGCGGCCATGCTGATCAGCGCGCCGACCGTGACGACGCCCGTGCCGCCGACGCCCGTCACGAGCATGTCGTACGGGGCCGCGTCCAGATGCGTCGCGGGCACCGTCAGCGCGTCGACGCGCGCGGCGAGCGCCGCTTCGTCGAACGCGACGCCGGCCGCCTTCTTCAGCGCCGCCCCTTCCACCGTCACAAAGCTCGGACAGAAGCCGTTCACGCACGAGTAATCCTTGTTGCACGACGACTGGTCGATGCGGCGCTTGCGGCCGAGCGGCGTCTCGAGCGGCTCGACCGACAGGCAGTTCGACTGCACGCCGCAGTCGCCGCAGCCTTCGCACACCGCGTCGTTGATGAACAGCCGCTTGTCCGGGTCGGGGAATTCGCCCTTCTTGCGCCGCCGCCGCTTCTCGGCCGCACAGGTCTGGTCGTAGATCAGCACGGTGACGCCCGGCGTCTCGCGCAGCTCGCGCTGCACCGCGTCGAGCTCGCTGCGGTGATGGAACGTCGTGCCGGCCGGGAACTGCCCGTGATGGCCGTCGTACTTCTCCGGTTCGTCAGACACGACGACGAAGCGCGACACGCCTTCCGCTTCGACCTGCCGCGCGATCTGCGGCACCGAGATGCTGCCGTCGACCGGCTGCCCGCCCGTCATCGCAACGGCGTCGTTGTAGAGGATCTTGTACGTGATGTTCGCCTTCGCGGCGACCGCCTGCCGGATCGCGAGAATGCCCGAGTGAAAGTAGGTGCCGTCGCCGAGGTTCTGGAACACGTGCTTCGTGTTCGTGAACATCGCGTGCGCGGCCCAGTCGACGCCTTCGCCGCCCATCTGGATCAGGCCGGTGGTGTCGCGCTCCATCCACGACGCCATGAAGTGGCAGCCGATGCCGGCCTGCGCGATCGAGCCTTCGGGCACCTTCGTCGACGTGTTGTGCGGACAGCCCGAGCAGAAATACGGCGTGCGCTTCACCGCGTCCGCTTCGTTCGACAGGATTTGCGGCGCGACGAGATCGACGACGCGTTCGCGGCGATCGAGCGCGGGCTTGTGGCGCGCG is a window of Burkholderia latens DNA encoding:
- a CDS encoding indolepyruvate ferredoxin oxidoreductase family protein — translated: MTARLPVDGTPALSDYRLTDNLTATRGRIFLTGTQALIRLLLMQRASDTAQGLNTAGFVSGYRGSPLGMVDQQLWKAKKLLDAGGVRFLPAINEELGGTAVLGTQRVEADPERTVDGVYAMWYGKGPGVDRAGDALKHGNAYGSSPHGGVLVVAGDDHGCVSSSMPHQSDFAMIAWHMPVVNPSNIADMLEFGLYGWALSRFSGAWVGFKAISETVESGSTVDLDALQTQWPAPPGFTPPAGGLHNRWPDLPSLTIEARLAAKLDAVRHFARTNSIDKWIAPSARANVGIVTCGKAHLDLMEALRRLDLTVDDLDAAGVRIYKVGLSYPLEMTRIETFVDGLAEVLVIEEKGPVIEQQIKDYLYNRADGARPRVLGKHDAAGACLLSELGELRPSRILPVFADWLARHKPALDRRERVVDLVAPQILSNEADAVKRTPYFCSGCPHNTSTKVPEGSIAQAGIGCHFMASWMERDTTGLIQMGGEGVDWAAHAMFTNTKHVFQNLGDGTYFHSGILAIRQAVAAKANITYKILYNDAVAMTGGQPVDGSISVPQIARQVEAEGVSRFVVVSDEPEKYDGHHGQFPAGTTFHHRSELDAVQRELRETPGVTVLIYDQTCAAEKRRRRKKGEFPDPDKRLFINDAVCEGCGDCGVQSNCLSVEPLETPLGRKRRIDQSSCNKDYSCVNGFCPSFVTVEGAALKKAAGVAFDEAALAARVDALTVPATHLDAAPYDMLVTGVGGTGVVTVGALISMAAHLEGKSASVLDFMGFAQKGGSVLSFVRIASSDRWLNQVRIDTQQADVLLACDMVVGASAEALQTVRHGRSRIVVNTHRIPNASFVQNPDASLHADALLEKMRHAAGDGYLSSCDAQALAAKFLGDSIGANILMLGYAWQLGLVPVSLAAMMRAIELNNVAVPMNKLAFSIGRMAAGDAAGLDALWNARHTATAAHAAPETLAELIADREARLDAYGGARYVERYRALVSAARAKGDDALTRAVATTFYRLLAVKDEYEVARLYADGAFRAALEAQFDGVPGQDYRVKFNLAPPTVAKAGRDGSAPKKRVFGQWMWPVLGTLARVRSLRGTWLDPFGRTAERRMERALADDYETTLTRALAAMTAENAAQVAQLAELHARVRGFGHVKVRNLAGVKRAERELALQLGIDAATSAAVQHALDDMKGAGMLKGIPVVVAK